The Papaver somniferum cultivar HN1 chromosome 3, ASM357369v1, whole genome shotgun sequence genome includes a region encoding these proteins:
- the LOC113357323 gene encoding ubiquitin carboxyl-terminal hydrolase MINDY-1-like, with amino-acid sequence MASNQSTEGDSKPDDQQIFETKLIDYNGFQLRIVAQDKNGPCPLIAVCNVLLLRQKFHLVSLTVSADTLLEHVADQLCQGAASVAGDQNQDLSQALEALPRFRTGIDVNLRFDKIDGFVDMPELAVFRLLKIPLYHGWMVDPQDSDTAKAFGSKPYNRIIKEVADFRARNAGGEEKNVLLEDGGFHQKGKGDLEEQKALHKALALSSVSESAELDESGCSLHLDKAGHLSACDTTAILGPSATTGVNSSMDVRGPVDEREVVVAKQVERVCENDSERDLSPFIMRARGLLIDTFLENNKNQLTIYGLCALQEGLADGELCVFFCSNHFNTMTKCKNELYVLVTDQGYVSQTDLVWGKLNEVNGDTVFFTGDFKIFRQEAWIKDSWDEQKALTGTNNYLASSKSSALSNDEQLAAEFQRKKYKSKVQRRPTSKPASRVTTGLQVEPGHPEDLFDGADDYWNDSGF; translated from the exons ATGGCGTCAAACCAAAGCACAGAAGGAGATTCAAAACCAGATGATCAACAAATTTTCGAGACTAAACTCATAGATTACAATGGATTTCAATTACGGATCGTCGCTCAAGATAAGAATGGACCTTGTCCTCTCATTGCTGTCT GTAATGTTCTTCTTTTAAGGCAAAAGTTCCACTTGGTTAGCTTAACAGTATCAGCTGACACATTACTTGAACATGTTGCTGATCAACTGTGCCAG GGTGCTGCGTCCGTTGCTGGGGATCAAAATCAAGATTTAAGCCAAGCTTTAGAGGCTCTCCCTCGCTTTAGGACTGGGATTGACGTCAATTTAAGATTTGACAA GATTGATGGTTTTGTAGACATGCCAGAGCTTGCAGTTTTCCGCCTTCTTAAAATCCCACTTTATCATGGCTGGATGGTTGATCCACAG GATTCTGATACTGCAAAGGCATTTGGATCGAAGCCTTACAACAGAATTATTAAAGAGGTTGCTGACTTCCGCGCAAGAAATGCCGGGGGAGAAGAAAAGAATGTCCTATTAGAAGATGGTGGTTTCCACCAGAAGGGGAAAGGAGATTTAGAAGAACAAAAAGCTCTCCATAAAGCCTTGGCATTGTCTTCAGTTTCAGAATCCGCTGAGCTG GATGAATCTGGGTGTTCTTTGCATCTTGACAAAGCAGGCCACCTTAGTGCTTGCGACACTACTGCGATTCTTGGTCCATCTGCAACTACTGGTGTCAACTCAAGCATGGATGTCAGAGGACCTGTAGATGAACGTGAGGTGGTTGTGGCCAAGCAAGTTGAAAGAGTCTGTGAAAATGATTCCGAAAGAGATCTTTCTCCTTTCATTATGAGAGCAAGAG GATTGCTGATCGATACGTTTTTGGAAAACAATAAAAACCAATTGACCATTTATGG TCTTTGTGCTCTACAAGAAGGTCTAGCGGACGGTGAACTGTGTGTCTTCTTCTGCAGCAATCACTTTAATACCATGACAAAG TGTAAAAATGAGCTTTATGTCTTAGTTACTGATCAAGGCTACGTTAGCCAAACTGATTTGGTGTGGGGGAAGTTAAATGAG GTCAATGGGGATACAGTTTTCTTTACAGGCGACTTCAAAATATTTAGGCAGGAAGCTTGGATTAAGGACTCTTGGGATGAGCAGAAAGCATTGACCGGGACAAAT AACTATCTTGCTAGCAGTAAAAGTTCAGCTCTAAG TAACGATGAGCAACTTGCGGCTGAGTTTCAAAGGAAAAAGTACAAAAGCAAGGTGCAGCGGCGACCTACTTCAAAACCTGCTTCAAGAGTCACCACTGGTCTCCAG GTCGAGCCTGGTCACCCAGAAGATCTATTTGATGGTGCAGATGATTACTGGAATGACTCAGGATTCTGA
- the LOC113359959 gene encoding phosphoglycerate mutase-like protein AT74H, with the protein MAPTRGYSGALTHKYNISRWIRILNNSHRSRHRLHHLSRIKSSVPRRKPSEKSREEEEISQRMRLPKRIILVRHGESKGNLDGSAYTTTPDYKIPLTELGQNQARIAGQNILQIVQSQSESETENNWKVYFYVSPYERTRSTLRKIGKSFNKKRIIGVREECRIREQDFGNFQVEERMKAIKQTREKFGRFFFRFPDGESAADVFDRVSSFLESLWRDIHMNRLQQDESEEEINLVIVSHGLAARVFLMKWFKWTVEQFEHLNNFRNCEVRVMQLGPGGEYSLAVHHSEEELEEWGLSPEMISDQKWRVTATRGDWNEKCSWYLDSFFDHLQHSSSEDDNDNGNDNCAAEVEVDEECKQ; encoded by the exons ATGGCACC AACGCGTGGGTACAGCGGTGCCCTCACTCACAAATATAATATCAGCCGCTGGATACGAATATTAAACAATTCCCACCGTTCACGACATAGACTTCATCATCTCTCTCGTATAAAGTCTTCAGTTCCAAGAAGAAAACCATCAGAGAAatcaagagaagaagaagaaatttcacAGAGAATGAGACTACCAAAAAGGATCATATTAGTTCGTCATGGAGAAAGTAAAGGGAACTTGGACGGATCAGCATACACAACAACACCAGATTACAAGATACCATTAAcagaattaggtcaaaatcaagcAAGAATCGCCGGTCAAAACATTCTCCAGATTGTTCAATCACAATCAGAATCAGAAACAGAGAATAATTGGAAAGTGTATTTCTATGTATCTCCGTATGAAAGAACGAGGTCGACGCTACGCAAGATTGGCAAATCGTTTAATAAGAAACGGATTATTGGTGTTAGAGAAGAATGTAGGATACGAGAACAGGATTTCGGGAATTTTCAAGTGGAAGAAAGAATGAAAGCTATTAAACAAACTAGAGAGAAATTTGGTAGGTTCTTCTTTCGTTTCCCTGATGGTGAATCTGCGGCTGATGTCTTCGATCGAGTCTCCA GTTTCTTGGAGTCGTTGTGGAGGGATATACATATGAACAGACTACAACAAGATGAATCAGAGGAGGAGATAAATTTGGTAATCGTATCACATGGATTAGCAGCTAGGGTTTTCTTAATGAAGTGGTTTAAATGGACAGTTGAACAATTTGAGCATTTAAACAATTTTAGGAATTGTGAAGTTAGGGTTATGCAATTAGGGCCAGGTGGTGAATATAGTTTAGCTGTTCATCATAGTGAAGAAGAACTCGAGGAATGGGGGTTATCTCCAGAGATGATATCTGATCAGAAATGGAGAGTTACTGCTACTAGAGGTGATTGGAATGAGAAATGTTCTTGGTATCTTGATAGTTTCTTTGATCATCTGCAACATTCTTCTTCGGAAGATGATAATGATAATGGTAACGATAACTGTGCAGCTGAAGTTGAAGTTGATGAAGAATGTAAACAATGA